The Zobellia alginiliquefaciens genome contains a region encoding:
- a CDS encoding FecR family protein — MRRIEKIKSVLLNIKESGEIDEGALNGLTKSEKEMVFSLYEENLITEGLLFLEELDTDKEWQQLLQRKMGSKKSSSNFVQPYLKYAAIVIAFLSVGYFLVNDKDDKPFPISEMAIKLKVGDNDVKVLKKGESQQIVSSTGKILGIQQDDKITYSPDSDIEELIYNELEVPFGKIFNVELSDGTVVHLNSGSKLRYPVKFLKKTKREVFIEGEAYFKVSKDTEHPFIVHANEVAVEVLGTEFNVSSYEEDKEINTILVEGSVSISNSISPEDNIVIKPGIKATWDKQSYATKTENVDVNLYTGWIDGKLRFRSTLFSDMQKKLERSYNVSITNYNTELANKKLNAHFNVNIESIEDVMKSIGEIYPLKYEISGEEITIQ, encoded by the coding sequence ACATTAAAGAGTCCGGTGAAATTGACGAAGGAGCCTTAAACGGGTTAACCAAAAGTGAAAAGGAGATGGTCTTTTCACTTTATGAGGAGAATCTTATTACAGAGGGCTTACTCTTTTTGGAAGAATTAGATACGGATAAGGAATGGCAGCAATTGCTACAAAGAAAGATGGGTTCAAAAAAGAGCTCAAGTAATTTTGTACAGCCCTACTTAAAATATGCGGCAATTGTAATTGCCTTCTTATCTGTGGGGTATTTCTTGGTTAATGATAAAGATGATAAGCCGTTTCCCATTTCAGAAATGGCGATAAAGTTAAAGGTTGGAGATAATGACGTAAAGGTTTTAAAAAAAGGGGAGAGTCAACAAATCGTTTCTAGCACAGGTAAGATTTTAGGTATCCAGCAAGATGATAAAATTACGTATAGCCCAGATTCTGATATAGAGGAATTAATCTATAATGAATTGGAGGTTCCTTTTGGTAAAATTTTTAATGTTGAATTATCGGACGGAACAGTTGTTCATTTAAACTCAGGTTCTAAGTTAAGGTATCCGGTAAAGTTTTTGAAAAAAACAAAAAGAGAAGTTTTTATTGAAGGAGAAGCCTATTTTAAGGTGTCTAAAGATACGGAACACCCTTTTATCGTTCATGCTAACGAAGTTGCGGTTGAAGTATTGGGTACGGAGTTTAATGTGTCCTCCTATGAAGAAGATAAGGAGATAAACACGATATTGGTAGAGGGGTCTGTAAGTATTAGCAACAGTATTTCTCCGGAAGATAACATAGTAATTAAGCCAGGTATAAAAGCCACATGGGACAAACAATCATACGCTACTAAAACAGAAAATGTTGATGTGAATCTGTATACAGGATGGATAGACGGCAAACTTAGATTTAGAAGTACACTTTTTTCTGATATGCAGAAGAAACTAGAGAGAAGTTATAATGTGTCCATTACAAATTACAACACAGAATTAGCGAACAAAAAATTGAATGCCCATTTTAATGTGAATATAGAATCTATTGAAGATGTAATGAAATCCATTGGGGAGATCTACCCCTTGAAATATGAGATAAGTGGAGAGGAAATTACAATACAATAA